A section of the Bacillus pumilus genome encodes:
- a CDS encoding amino acid ABC transporter permease has protein sequence MTFTARDWLGIFLQVLERLPLTFLIMIVSLFFAIIIGLLFACIRIKQIPVLKQLASVYLSFTRSTPLIVQLFLIYFGLPQLLLVAGIQINHWDRMLFVMMTFSLHTGAYLSEVFRSAYSSVGKDQLEAAYIVGMTDTQALIRIIIPQAFLIALPNLGNYTIDLVKDTAIAFTIGLIDMMGQVKIILGNNYGIGMFEVYVIIAIVYWLICMSIELITMLLERKFVKGRTSLSR, from the coding sequence ATGACGTTTACAGCTAGAGATTGGCTAGGAATCTTTTTACAGGTGCTTGAACGCCTGCCACTCACTTTTCTCATTATGATCGTGTCATTGTTTTTTGCTATCATCATCGGCTTGCTATTTGCATGTATCCGTATTAAACAAATCCCAGTGTTAAAGCAACTGGCGAGTGTTTATTTATCTTTTACACGGAGTACGCCTTTAATTGTTCAGCTTTTCTTGATTTATTTTGGCCTGCCTCAGCTTTTACTTGTAGCAGGGATTCAAATCAATCATTGGGATCGTATGTTATTTGTGATGATGACATTTTCTTTACATACGGGCGCTTATTTATCTGAAGTCTTTCGCAGTGCGTATTCATCTGTCGGGAAGGATCAGCTGGAGGCCGCCTACATTGTTGGGATGACAGATACTCAGGCATTGATCAGGATCATTATCCCGCAGGCTTTTCTCATTGCACTGCCGAACCTCGGTAATTACACCATTGATCTCGTGAAAGACACAGCGATTGCCTTTACAATCGGACTCATTGATATGATGGGACAGGTAAAGATCATTTTAGGAAATAACTACGGAATCGGTATGTTTGAGGTGTATGTAATCATTGCGATTGTGTATTGGCTTATTTGCATGAGTATTGAACTGATCACCATGCTGCTTGAAAGGAAATTTGTCAAAGGCCGCACCAGCCTGTCACGTTAA
- a CDS encoding amino acid ABC transporter ATP-binding protein gives MISATNLHKSYGQTHVLKGIDFTVQEGEVVAIIGPSGSGKTTLLRSLNSLDIPDKGELTVGEATIQFERYHKKDLLKLRQQSSMVFQHYHLFQNKRALENITEGLIVSQNMSKKEAEKVGEQFLTRIGLLHKKDAFPSELSGGQQQRIGIARALAMNPSVLLFDEPTSALDPEMVGEILEMIKDIASQGMTMVIVTHEISFAKDVADTVIFMADGEIVEKGSPEDVLLKPQHERTKQFLSRIHRGMWQESEKDK, from the coding sequence ATGATTTCAGCTACTAATCTACATAAATCTTATGGGCAGACCCATGTGTTAAAAGGCATTGATTTCACCGTACAAGAAGGTGAAGTGGTTGCCATTATTGGACCGAGCGGATCAGGAAAAACCACACTTCTTCGCAGCTTAAACAGCCTCGATATTCCAGACAAAGGAGAGCTGACAGTTGGTGAAGCCACGATTCAATTTGAACGATATCATAAAAAAGATCTGCTGAAACTCAGGCAGCAATCTTCCATGGTGTTTCAGCATTATCACTTGTTTCAGAATAAACGAGCACTTGAAAATATTACAGAAGGATTGATCGTGTCTCAAAACATGTCTAAAAAAGAAGCAGAAAAGGTCGGAGAGCAATTTTTAACGCGGATTGGCCTGCTTCATAAAAAAGATGCGTTTCCGAGTGAATTATCTGGCGGTCAGCAGCAGCGAATTGGCATAGCCCGCGCACTTGCGATGAACCCTTCAGTTCTCTTGTTTGATGAACCTACGTCGGCTCTGGACCCAGAGATGGTAGGAGAAATTCTTGAAATGATCAAAGATATTGCGAGCCAAGGGATGACAATGGTCATTGTGACGCATGAAATTTCTTTTGCAAAGGACGTGGCGGATACGGTGATCTTTATGGCAGATGGCGAAATCGTTGAAAAAGGTTCACCAGAAGACGTCCTATTGAAGCCACAGCATGAACGAACGAAACAATTTTTATCAAGAATTCATCGCGGCATGTGGCAAGAATCGGAGAAAGACAAATGA
- the blaBPU gene encoding BPU family class D beta-lactamase, protein MRKGAIVLKKKYIKRLFSCIMLMAFCISQPSSTEARSIAWSVDEFFKNREGTFVIQEVKEKSPWVYNKKRAKERFAPQSTFKVANALIGLQTGAVRDEYDIKYWDGVKREIDNWNRDHTLGSGMRDSVVWYYQAMARDIGEERMNHWVKAIHYGNKDISGGIDQFWLSSTLRISPIEQVRFLKQLYEETLPFDLKNMRTVKRMMVQEEEKHATLYGKTGSGSDIGWYVGFIKHEHKTYILATNIKGTGIEAKDITYRILKKYHLMEASV, encoded by the coding sequence ATGAGAAAAGGAGCGATTGTTTTGAAGAAAAAGTATATAAAAAGGCTGTTTTCTTGCATCATGCTGATGGCATTTTGTATCAGCCAGCCATCATCAACTGAAGCAAGATCAATAGCGTGGTCTGTAGATGAATTCTTTAAAAATCGGGAAGGCACGTTTGTGATTCAAGAAGTAAAAGAAAAGTCCCCATGGGTGTATAACAAAAAAAGAGCGAAAGAGCGCTTTGCACCTCAATCGACATTTAAGGTAGCAAATGCCTTAATCGGACTCCAAACAGGCGCAGTGAGAGATGAATACGACATCAAATATTGGGATGGCGTAAAAAGAGAGATTGACAATTGGAATAGAGATCATACATTAGGATCTGGCATGAGAGATTCAGTCGTCTGGTACTATCAAGCCATGGCACGTGACATTGGAGAAGAACGCATGAATCATTGGGTGAAAGCTATTCATTATGGGAACAAAGACATATCTGGCGGAATCGATCAATTTTGGTTAAGCAGTACCCTACGAATTTCTCCCATCGAACAAGTTCGTTTTCTCAAACAGCTATATGAAGAGACTCTTCCATTTGACCTAAAGAACATGAGAACAGTCAAACGAATGATGGTACAAGAAGAAGAGAAACACGCCACCCTATACGGAAAAACAGGCTCCGGATCAGACATCGGCTGGTACGTAGGTTTTATCAAACATGAACACAAAACCTACATCCTCGCCACAAATATCAAAGGCACCGGCATAGAAGCAAAAGACATCACCTATCGCATTTTGAAAAAATATCATTTGATGGAAGCATCCGTTTAG
- a CDS encoding amino acid ABC transporter substrate-binding protein has product MKQKTVFMMFGVLLLFLSLMGCSSVKTTTEDGRKIVKVALSAEVNPPFLATNDRNEPIGYNIDYLNEVEKRLPHVHFDYIFGEEESNLIGVGAGKFDMAANWFFSNPEREKRFLYPKVPYGYSMTGLIVNESDKEIRSLDDMTSKKLAPVSPSGGLRSILNQYNQEHDPDISLTTIESPSNELNLKRVESGRSDAAFMNISTFDTIQKHLNLKVKVGGIVSKEPIYLVLQPSEKQLAEDLDRITQEMIDDGTLPKLAKKWFGVDFFQDIDDITEQDDQNEERKEAS; this is encoded by the coding sequence ATGAAGCAAAAGACAGTATTCATGATGTTCGGTGTCCTTCTGTTATTTCTTTCTCTGATGGGCTGTAGCAGTGTGAAAACCACGACAGAAGATGGTAGAAAAATTGTAAAAGTCGCACTGAGTGCAGAGGTCAATCCACCCTTTTTAGCCACAAATGACCGAAATGAACCGATTGGCTATAACATTGATTATTTAAATGAAGTGGAAAAGAGGCTCCCTCATGTACATTTTGATTATATTTTTGGCGAGGAAGAATCGAATTTAATTGGTGTAGGCGCAGGGAAGTTTGACATGGCGGCTAATTGGTTTTTTAGTAACCCTGAACGTGAAAAGCGTTTCCTTTACCCTAAGGTCCCGTACGGTTATTCGATGACAGGTTTAATTGTGAATGAATCAGACAAGGAGATTCGATCGCTTGATGATATGACATCTAAAAAGCTGGCTCCTGTCAGCCCTAGCGGGGGCTTGCGTTCAATTTTAAATCAATATAATCAAGAACATGACCCAGATATTTCGCTGACGACTATTGAGAGCCCTTCAAATGAACTCAACTTAAAGCGTGTTGAAAGCGGACGGTCCGATGCAGCATTTATGAACATTTCCACCTTTGATACCATTCAAAAGCATTTGAACTTAAAGGTCAAAGTTGGCGGCATTGTGTCAAAGGAGCCTATCTATCTTGTCTTACAGCCAAGCGAGAAGCAACTTGCAGAAGATTTGGACCGGATCACACAAGAGATGATTGATGATGGAACACTGCCGAAGCTAGCGAAAAAGTGGTTTGGGGTTGATTTCTTTCAAGATATTGATGACATTACAGAGCAAGACGATCAAAATGAAGAAAGGAAGGAAGCGTCATGA
- a CDS encoding acyl-CoA dehydrogenase family protein: MSKALFVDTDFQKTWLYQLESLRETIEQTAKEHDEGAYFPEKNIESLIEMGYTTLSLPAEHGGGGQSVKDMVLFQETLGSMDGATALSIGWHQGVVGEIYEKKQWNEQQLQFFAEEVKKGALVNRAVSEAQTGSPTRGGKPGTTATRSGNEWIINGRKIFTTMSPALTYFLVGVWIEEKEAMGFFLIHRETAGVSIEETWNVVGMRGTESHDLILDQVKVSDDMLVEVQKGPRGGTLNPWIAHIPSCYLGIAQAARDYAVQYAITHSPNSINGTISDLPNVQTLIGEIDLLLKQARHVIYSTTTLYEKPEKRELLINEFGAVKHTVVNHSLQVVDKAMRLVGAKSLSLDCPLQRYYRDIRAGLHNPPMDDMTISKMAKQAIQEKKES; the protein is encoded by the coding sequence TTGTCTAAAGCATTATTTGTCGATACCGATTTTCAAAAAACATGGCTTTATCAACTAGAATCTCTTCGTGAAACGATCGAACAAACGGCAAAAGAACATGATGAAGGCGCTTATTTTCCTGAAAAAAATATTGAATCATTAATAGAGATGGGCTATACAACGTTGTCTCTTCCTGCTGAACACGGAGGCGGCGGTCAATCTGTGAAGGATATGGTTCTGTTTCAAGAGACACTCGGCAGTATGGACGGAGCAACTGCCTTATCAATCGGCTGGCACCAAGGGGTTGTAGGCGAGATCTACGAAAAGAAACAATGGAATGAGCAGCAGCTGCAATTCTTTGCGGAAGAAGTGAAGAAGGGCGCCCTCGTCAACCGTGCCGTAAGCGAGGCGCAGACAGGCAGTCCAACAAGAGGCGGGAAGCCTGGGACAACAGCTACTAGATCAGGTAATGAGTGGATTATCAATGGACGTAAAATTTTCACAACGATGTCACCAGCGCTTACATACTTTTTAGTCGGTGTATGGATTGAAGAAAAAGAGGCTATGGGCTTCTTCTTAATTCATCGTGAGACAGCAGGTGTTTCAATAGAAGAAACGTGGAACGTTGTGGGCATGAGAGGAACTGAAAGTCATGATTTAATTTTAGATCAGGTGAAGGTTTCAGATGATATGCTTGTTGAGGTGCAAAAAGGGCCACGCGGTGGTACGCTAAATCCTTGGATTGCACATATTCCGTCCTGCTATTTAGGGATTGCACAAGCAGCAAGGGATTATGCTGTTCAATATGCCATCACCCATTCACCGAACAGCATCAACGGCACAATTAGTGACCTGCCAAATGTCCAAACACTGATTGGCGAAATCGACTTACTATTAAAGCAAGCACGCCACGTCATCTACTCAACGACCACATTGTATGAAAAGCCAGAAAAAAGAGAGCTGTTAATCAATGAATTTGGTGCTGTGAAGCATACTGTCGTTAATCATAGTTTGCAAGTTGTCGATAAAGCTATGCGTTTAGTCGGTGCGAAAAGCTTAAGCCTAGACTGTCCACTGCAGCGCTACTATCGAGATATTCGTGCCGGGCTCCATAACCCGCCAATGGACGATATGACGATATCAAAAATGGCGAAACAGGCCATTCAAGAGAAAAAAGAGAGCTAA
- a CDS encoding amino acid ABC transporter permease, with protein MQTIDIQFAIDQVPHILKGVPFTLLIALVSMAVSLIIGSVFAFIRLFRIPVLRQLVTLYVSFFRGTPLIVQLFAFFYGLPFILTKVSDTFGLTFHPDMVSPLAVALMTFSLHSAAHLTEVVRSALLAVDKGQLEAAKIVGMTTRQAMMRIILPQAFVVALPNLGNQLIQLLKATSLSFTIGVLEIMGISRIIANDGYQFLETYLVSALIYWLLSIFFELTFALLEKRVSVYGRSLGR; from the coding sequence ATGCAAACGATTGATATTCAATTTGCGATTGACCAAGTACCTCATATTTTAAAAGGCGTTCCTTTCACCTTATTGATTGCACTCGTTTCCATGGCTGTGAGCCTGATAATTGGATCTGTTTTTGCTTTCATTCGTCTCTTTCGCATTCCTGTACTCAGGCAGCTTGTGACGCTCTATGTCTCCTTTTTTAGAGGAACGCCTCTGATTGTTCAGTTGTTCGCTTTCTTTTATGGACTTCCTTTTATTCTAACCAAAGTGAGCGATACATTCGGGCTGACCTTTCATCCAGATATGGTCTCCCCATTAGCTGTTGCCCTTATGACATTCAGCCTCCATTCAGCTGCCCATTTAACAGAGGTTGTTCGGAGTGCACTTCTTGCGGTAGACAAAGGACAGCTTGAAGCAGCAAAAATTGTGGGAATGACAACACGACAAGCGATGATGCGCATTATTTTGCCGCAAGCATTTGTGGTCGCCTTGCCGAACTTAGGCAATCAGCTCATTCAGCTATTAAAAGCCACCTCTCTTTCGTTTACGATTGGAGTACTTGAAATCATGGGGATTTCCCGAATCATTGCGAACGACGGCTATCAATTTTTAGAAACGTATCTCGTCTCTGCTTTGATCTATTGGCTGCTGAGCATTTTCTTTGAACTCACTTTTGCCTTGTTAGAGAAACGTGTCAGCGTATATGGAAGATCTCTCGGACGTTAA
- a CDS encoding manganese catalase family protein, with product MFYHIKELQYEAKPSKPDPLYAKKLQEVLGGQYGEISVMMQYLFQGFNCRADQKYRDLLFDIGTEEIGHVEMLATMIARLLDKAPVKEQEQAYESDPALAAVMGGMNPQHAIVAGLGAMAADSQGYPWNAKYIIASGNLMADFRANLNAESQGRLQVTRLYEMTDDRGVKDMLSFLIARDTYHQNMWIAAIKELEEREGDVVVPTTFPRSLEKQQVSYDLFNFSRGEASKEGRWAHGRSMDGKGEFRYISAPVVFGSAPKLKPAPKELFNTPKKGE from the coding sequence ATGTTTTATCACATTAAAGAATTGCAATATGAAGCAAAGCCCTCAAAACCTGATCCACTTTACGCGAAGAAGCTGCAAGAAGTATTAGGCGGACAGTATGGAGAAATTAGTGTCATGATGCAATATTTATTTCAAGGCTTTAATTGTCGAGCAGATCAAAAATACAGAGATTTATTGTTTGACATAGGGACAGAGGAAATTGGTCATGTGGAAATGCTGGCGACGATGATTGCACGTTTATTAGATAAAGCACCAGTTAAAGAACAAGAACAGGCGTACGAAAGTGACCCAGCACTTGCAGCTGTTATGGGTGGTATGAATCCTCAGCATGCAATTGTTGCCGGTTTAGGAGCCATGGCAGCGGATAGTCAAGGATATCCGTGGAATGCCAAGTATATCATTGCAAGCGGAAATTTAATGGCTGATTTTAGAGCCAATTTAAATGCAGAATCACAAGGGAGACTTCAGGTCACAAGGCTCTACGAAATGACCGATGATCGCGGCGTTAAGGATATGCTCTCTTTCCTTATTGCTCGTGATACATATCATCAAAATATGTGGATTGCGGCGATTAAAGAATTAGAAGAACGAGAGGGGGATGTCGTCGTACCAACCACCTTCCCACGCTCACTAGAAAAACAGCAAGTGTCCTATGATCTGTTTAATTTCTCAAGAGGGGAAGCAAGTAAGGAAGGCAGATGGGCACATGGCCGAAGCATGGATGGAAAAGGGGAGTTTAGATATATTTCTGCACCCGTCGTGTTTGGTTCTGCACCAAAACTAAAACCCGCACCAAAGGAACTGTTTAACACACCGAAAAAAGGTGAATAA
- a CDS encoding 2,3-butanediol dehydrogenase — translation MKALRWHDQKDIRLEEIDEPKVAPGKVKLKVKWCGICGSDLHEYLGGPIFIPVNEPHPLTKEKAPITLGHEFSGEVVEVGEDVSNYKVGDRVVVEPIFATHGHQGAYNLDENMGFLGLAGGGGGFSEYVSVDEELLHLLPDEISYEQGALVEPSAVALYAVRSSKVQAGDTAAVFGCGPIGLLVIEALKAAGATDIYAVELSKERQEKAKELGAIIVDPSQYEDVVQEIARRTNGGVDVSFEVTGVPVVLKQAIQSTRISGETVIVSIWEKGAEILPNDIVIKERTVKGIIGYRDVFPSVLNLMRKGYFSADTLVTKKIKLDDVIEDGFHALINEKDQVKILVSAE, via the coding sequence ATGAAAGCACTACGCTGGCACGATCAAAAGGACATTCGACTAGAGGAAATTGATGAACCAAAAGTTGCTCCAGGAAAAGTGAAACTTAAAGTGAAATGGTGCGGCATTTGTGGTAGTGATTTACATGAATATCTAGGAGGACCTATCTTCATTCCAGTGAATGAACCTCATCCACTGACAAAAGAAAAAGCACCTATTACACTGGGGCATGAATTTTCTGGTGAGGTTGTTGAAGTAGGAGAAGACGTGAGCAATTACAAAGTAGGCGACCGAGTGGTTGTTGAGCCTATTTTTGCAACTCACGGACATCAAGGTGCTTACAACTTAGATGAAAACATGGGCTTTTTAGGACTTGCCGGAGGCGGCGGTGGATTCTCTGAATATGTATCTGTCGATGAAGAATTACTTCATTTATTACCAGACGAAATTTCATATGAGCAAGGGGCACTTGTAGAGCCTTCAGCAGTTGCTCTATATGCAGTTCGTTCTAGTAAAGTACAAGCTGGCGATACAGCGGCTGTGTTTGGATGCGGACCAATTGGCTTACTTGTTATTGAAGCATTAAAAGCAGCTGGTGCTACTGATATTTACGCGGTAGAATTATCTAAAGAACGCCAAGAAAAAGCGAAAGAGCTTGGAGCGATCATTGTTGATCCTTCTCAATATGAAGATGTTGTTCAAGAAATTGCACGCCGTACAAATGGTGGCGTCGATGTTTCTTTTGAAGTGACAGGTGTACCTGTTGTATTGAAGCAAGCAATCCAATCAACTAGAATTTCAGGTGAAACAGTCATTGTGAGTATTTGGGAAAAAGGCGCAGAAATTTTGCCAAATGACATTGTCATTAAAGAACGTACAGTCAAAGGAATTATCGGCTACAGAGACGTATTCCCATCTGTATTAAACCTAATGAGAAAAGGCTATTTCTCTGCAGATACGCTCGTCACGAAGAAAATCAAGTTGGACGATGTAATCGAAGATGGTTTCCATGCTTTAATCAATGAAAAAGATCAAGTGAAAATTTTAGTTAGTGCTGAATAA